One Halarcobacter ebronensis genomic window carries:
- a CDS encoding single-stranded DNA-binding protein codes for MYNKVVMIGNLTRDIELRYMPNGSALAKSAIATSHRYKTNTGEQKEEVCFLDFNIFGRSAEIANQYLRKGSKVLLEGRLVFEQWTAQDGSNRSKHALRVDTMKMLDTKADSQNVVPQQGGGDNGYNPQAPQYNQSQAPQSNVGQNNYGGSMNSVQPQEYSIPEIDIDDDEIPF; via the coding sequence ATGTATAATAAAGTAGTAATGATAGGTAACTTAACAAGAGATATTGAGCTTAGATATATGCCAAATGGTTCTGCATTAGCTAAATCTGCAATTGCAACAAGTCATAGATATAAGACAAATACTGGAGAACAAAAAGAAGAAGTTTGTTTTTTAGATTTCAATATTTTTGGAAGAAGTGCTGAAATTGCTAATCAATACCTAAGAAAAGGTTCTAAAGTTTTATTAGAGGGAAGATTAGTATTTGAGCAATGGACAGCACAAGACGGATCTAACAGAAGTAAACATGCTTTAAGAGTTGATACTATGAAAATGTTAGATACTAAAGCTGATTCGCAAAATGTTGTTCCACAACAAGGTGGTGGGGATAATGGTTATAATCCACAAGCTCCACAATACAATCAATCTCAAGCACCTCAAAGCAATGTTGGTCAAAATAATTATGGTGGTAGTATGAACTCTGTGCAACCGCAAGAGTACAGTATACCTGAAATCGATATTGACGATGACGAAATACCTTTCTAG
- a CDS encoding divergent polysaccharide deacetylase family protein → MTRRKKSSRKPTRRKNSTSKSNYNFKIINILLLIIALLIIAIGFLIYIIDNNRVKKTIDNTPIPKTVEKIEQKVKDTKDKFDKYFDEVEKIKKDKFEEYTKDFYKDYTDTNIEEKKSEKSVTEEEKKIESKEPKKEEKEKAIFPIKPKLAIIFDDVTTQYQINKIRDIGYKTTISVMPPTKKHPDSAKIAQPLPFYMIHFPLEATAFKNEESSTLHINDTYEKIEKRVAKIRELYPNAKYTNNHTGSKFTENREAMDKLFKALTKYDFVFVDSRTTGKSVAKEMALKYNMPYISRNVFLDNEQEFNYIQGQLKKAVAIAKKNGFAIAICHPHPITIKTLKESKPLLDGLEMIYLNQIPTLKK, encoded by the coding sequence ATGACTAGACGGAAAAAGAGTAGTAGAAAACCTACTAGAAGAAAAAACAGCACCAGTAAATCTAACTATAATTTTAAGATTATAAATATTTTATTACTTATTATTGCCCTTTTAATTATTGCTATTGGATTTTTAATATATATTATTGACAATAATAGAGTTAAAAAAACTATTGATAATACACCTATTCCTAAAACTGTGGAAAAAATTGAACAAAAAGTAAAAGATACAAAAGATAAATTTGATAAATATTTTGATGAAGTTGAGAAGATAAAAAAAGATAAATTTGAAGAGTATACAAAAGATTTTTATAAAGATTATACAGATACAAATATAGAAGAGAAAAAAAGTGAAAAAAGTGTAACAGAAGAAGAGAAAAAAATCGAAAGTAAAGAGCCTAAAAAAGAGGAAAAAGAGAAAGCTATATTCCCTATTAAACCTAAATTAGCAATTATTTTTGATGATGTTACAACCCAATACCAAATAAATAAAATTAGAGACATAGGTTATAAAACTACAATTTCTGTAATGCCTCCAACAAAAAAGCATCCAGATTCAGCTAAAATCGCCCAGCCTTTGCCTTTTTATATGATACATTTTCCCCTTGAAGCAACTGCATTTAAAAATGAAGAGTCAAGTACTCTTCATATAAATGATACCTATGAAAAGATTGAAAAAAGAGTTGCAAAAATAAGAGAACTCTATCCAAATGCCAAATATACAAATAATCATACAGGAAGTAAATTTACTGAAAATCGTGAAGCAATGGATAAACTATTTAAAGCTCTAACAAAATATGATTTTGTTTTTGTTGATAGTAGAACAACAGGAAAAAGTGTAGCAAAAGAGATGGCACTTAAATATAATATGCCATATATCTCTAGAAATGTATTCTTAGATAATGAACAAGAGTTTAACTATATACAAGGACAGTTGAAAAAAGCAGTTGCAATTGCAAAGAAAAATGGTTTTGCCATTGCTATTTGTCACCCACATCCTATAACTATTAAGACTTTAAAAGAGTCAAAACCTCTTCTTGATGGTTTAGAGATGATATATCTAAATCAAATTCCCACTTTAAAAAAGTAA
- the holA gene encoding DNA polymerase III subunit delta — MYKNEFDNLLNQNKIFNAYMFYGQSKFLIEYYTDLVAKRLGTPDEVEKLYFDDFDFKYAKDKLLQSSLFSSNNILVIKLEKKLNKKEVEELIEACNINPDSKVIFACMDDGEFKTMAGYFTEKQNAVSVRMFLPFVNEAIKIIESHAKALNIKYEISALNNLYFMHRQDLSLCVNDLKKLSILEQLITPDLIYKHCFGIGAVNFEDFLHNLLEGQDISEDLEALLEEGMNEIYLLNQVTSFIQQLFMISSYARVYGSANAKEILGFIPPKNIWERKSRLAINIKPEKFLELLDFLLNIELELKSSKINNQNLYLQASLRKISVLIR; from the coding sequence ATGTATAAAAATGAATTCGACAACCTTTTAAATCAAAACAAAATATTTAATGCCTATATGTTTTATGGGCAATCAAAATTTTTAATAGAGTATTATACTGATTTGGTGGCCAAAAGACTGGGAACTCCTGATGAGGTAGAGAAACTCTATTTTGATGATTTTGATTTTAAATATGCAAAAGATAAACTTCTACAATCATCACTTTTTTCTTCAAATAATATTTTAGTTATAAAACTAGAGAAGAAGCTAAATAAAAAAGAGGTTGAAGAGCTAATAGAGGCTTGCAATATAAATCCTGACTCAAAAGTTATTTTTGCTTGTATGGATGATGGCGAATTCAAAACTATGGCTGGATATTTTACAGAGAAACAAAATGCTGTTAGCGTTAGAATGTTTTTACCTTTTGTAAATGAAGCAATAAAAATAATAGAGAGCCATGCAAAAGCCTTAAATATAAAATATGAAATTTCAGCACTAAATAATCTTTATTTTATGCATAGACAAGATTTATCTTTATGTGTGAATGACTTAAAAAAACTCTCAATTTTAGAACAACTAATAACTCCTGATTTGATATATAAACACTGCTTTGGAATAGGTGCAGTGAACTTTGAAGACTTCTTACACAATCTTTTAGAAGGGCAAGATATAAGTGAAGATTTGGAAGCTTTATTGGAAGAGGGTATGAATGAGATATATCTTCTAAATCAAGTAACTTCATTTATCCAACAACTCTTTATGATAAGCTCTTACGCAAGGGTTTACGGAAGTGCAAATGCAAAAGAGATTTTAGGTTTTATTCCTCCAAAAAATATTTGGGAGAGAAAAAGTAGATTAGCAATAAATATAAAACCAGAGAAATTTTTAGAACTACTTGATTTTCTATTAAATATAGAATTGGAGTTAAAATCTTCAAAAATAAACAATCAAAATCTATATCTCCAAGCTTCTCTTAGGAAAATTTCAGTTTTAATTAGATAA
- a CDS encoding RNB domain-containing ribonuclease — translation MYKELFTKVQQNIRDFSEEEIKSLEEFVKEGFIVKNENYEINSKYRVGQVRVDKTKAVLCDLVNEHKDLVLDFEHLNGAYDGDLVLVKRVFNPRNKIKAKVIKLFSNNNNKNILVYVKNREYYTVKESIRLQNTPNTLLEDGELLIVDSKSFEIQEELGNISNPKVDERISLNLYKEEIRLEKTPFVEAKMDDLKQRVDLRDLAFCTIDPNTAKDHDDAIYFDWENSILYVAIADVSYFVKEDSELDKIAFKKSTSAYLPSKVLPMLPNELSEDMCSLKEGVDRYSYVFKIYLDLQKVEVKKSELLEAVINSHRKFSYGRIDRVLENKLDTYTQVEKQIFDYLLPLYEVTKQFRTKRLKDGYDFRSSEYRLKLLNEELQSVEIETSSSSHQLIEECMLLANIEASKKVNSVGIFRIHEEPPFKAITKLIDDVNSLGIKAKLQSDVHSTITHIQEKAKHSVLREEIDELIIHAQTQAKYSSRNLGHFGLGFKSYSHFTSPIRRYSDLVLHRMLKTKQTPKNIDEICDYISEQERKIDQMVWDFEDRKYARWALKNIGKEIKAKIIDTEKGIAVTYGQIAGAKIKLDNYKGQTLYGKIKVIIKSSDILSKAIIGTIK, via the coding sequence TTGTATAAAGAACTATTTACTAAAGTACAACAAAATATAAGAGATTTTAGTGAAGAAGAGATAAAAAGTTTAGAAGAGTTTGTTAAAGAGGGTTTTATAGTTAAAAATGAAAATTATGAAATAAACTCAAAATATAGAGTTGGACAAGTAAGAGTTGATAAAACCAAAGCTGTACTTTGTGATTTGGTAAATGAACATAAAGATTTAGTTTTAGATTTTGAACATCTAAATGGTGCTTATGATGGAGATTTAGTTTTAGTAAAAAGAGTTTTTAATCCAAGAAATAAAATAAAAGCAAAGGTTATCAAACTCTTTTCAAATAACAACAATAAGAATATTTTAGTTTATGTAAAAAATAGAGAGTATTACACTGTAAAAGAGTCAATAAGACTTCAAAATACTCCAAATACTCTTTTAGAGGATGGAGAACTTTTAATTGTAGATAGCAAGAGTTTTGAAATTCAAGAAGAGTTAGGGAATATAAGCAATCCAAAAGTGGATGAAAGAATATCACTAAATCTATATAAAGAGGAGATAAGATTAGAGAAAACTCCTTTTGTAGAAGCTAAAATGGATGACCTAAAACAGAGAGTTGATTTAAGGGATTTGGCATTTTGTACAATAGATCCAAATACTGCAAAAGACCATGATGATGCCATCTATTTTGACTGGGAAAATTCAATTCTTTATGTGGCAATTGCAGATGTCTCTTATTTTGTAAAGGAAGATAGTGAACTGGATAAAATAGCTTTTAAAAAATCAACATCAGCTTATTTGCCTTCAAAAGTTCTTCCTATGCTTCCAAATGAACTTAGTGAAGATATGTGTTCACTAAAAGAGGGAGTTGATAGATACTCTTATGTTTTTAAAATCTATCTTGATTTACAAAAAGTTGAGGTTAAAAAGAGCGAACTTCTTGAAGCAGTTATTAATTCCCATAGAAAATTTTCTTATGGAAGAATTGACAGAGTTTTAGAGAACAAACTTGATACTTATACGCAAGTTGAGAAGCAAATTTTTGATTATCTTCTTCCTTTATATGAAGTAACCAAACAATTTAGAACAAAAAGATTAAAAGATGGATATGACTTTAGAAGTAGTGAGTATAGATTAAAACTTTTAAATGAAGAGTTGCAAAGTGTTGAGATTGAAACTTCAAGTTCATCTCACCAACTAATAGAAGAGTGTATGCTTTTAGCAAATATTGAAGCAAGTAAAAAAGTAAATAGTGTTGGGATTTTTAGAATTCATGAAGAGCCTCCTTTTAAAGCTATTACAAAATTGATTGATGATGTTAATAGCCTTGGAATAAAAGCAAAACTTCAAAGTGATGTGCACTCAACAATTACTCATATTCAAGAGAAAGCTAAACACTCTGTTTTAAGGGAAGAGATAGATGAACTTATTATTCATGCTCAAACCCAAGCAAAATATAGTTCAAGAAATTTAGGGCACTTTGGGCTTGGATTTAAGTCTTATTCTCACTTTACAAGTCCTATTAGAAGATACTCTGACTTGGTTTTACATAGGATGTTAAAAACAAAACAGACTCCTAAAAATATTGATGAAATATGTGATTATATCTCAGAGCAAGAGAGAAAAATAGATCAAATGGTTTGGGACTTTGAAGATAGAAAATACGCAAGATGGGCTTTAAAAAATATAGGAAAAGAGATAAAAGCAAAAATTATAGATACTGAAAAAGGTATTGCAGTCACTTATGGACAAATAGCAGGAGCAAAGATAAAACTTGATAACTATAAAGGGCAAACCCTTTATGGGAAAATAAAAGTTATTATAAAATCAAGTGATATCCTCTCAAAAGCGATAATTGGAACCATAAAATAA
- a CDS encoding DsrE family protein, which yields MQKEAKILWTTDNKETSIHMVLLYAHNAKIKGWMDEVSVLVWGASQKLIAQDKEIQDKVKAMIDDGVKVTACLKCAENMEIAEGLEACNIDVYYTGELLSNWIKSGDTIISV from the coding sequence ATGCAAAAAGAGGCAAAAATTCTTTGGACTACTGATAACAAAGAGACATCAATACATATGGTACTTCTATATGCACACAATGCAAAAATAAAAGGTTGGATGGATGAAGTTTCAGTTTTAGTTTGGGGAGCTAGTCAAAAACTAATAGCTCAAGATAAAGAGATTCAAGATAAAGTAAAAGCTATGATAGATGATGGTGTTAAAGTTACAGCTTGTCTAAAATGTGCAGAGAATATGGAAATAGCTGAAGGGTTAGAAGCTTGTAATATAGATGTATATTATACAGGTGAGCTTCTAAGTAATTGGATAAAAAGTGGAGATACTATTATAAGTGTTTAA
- the ilvC gene encoding ketol-acid reductoisomerase: MALNVYYDKDCNIELIKSKKVAMIGFGSQGHAHAENLRDSGVEVIVGLRKGGSSWAKAEAKGFTVKTVAEATAAAEVVMILLPDENQADIYAKEIKPNLKDGAYLAFGHGFNIHYGRIIPEKNTNVMMIAPKAPGHTVRSEFTKGGGIPDLIAVFQDPKGDTKDIALAYASAIGGGRTGIIETTFKDETETDLFGEQAVLCGGATALVNAGFETLVEAGYEPEMAYFECLHELKLIVDLMYEGGIADMRYSISNTAEYGDYVSGPRVINDESKAAMKQILKEIQNGVFAKDFILEGQAGYPRMNAERKNAKASLLEQTGEKLRAMMPWIASNKIVDQSKN, from the coding sequence ATGGCATTAAATGTTTACTACGATAAAGATTGTAATATCGAATTAATAAAATCAAAAAAAGTTGCAATGATTGGTTTTGGTTCTCAAGGTCACGCACACGCTGAAAACTTAAGAGATTCTGGTGTAGAAGTAATTGTTGGTTTAAGAAAAGGTGGTTCATCTTGGGCAAAAGCTGAAGCTAAAGGATTTACTGTAAAAACTGTAGCAGAAGCTACTGCAGCTGCTGAAGTTGTAATGATTCTTTTACCAGATGAAAATCAAGCTGATATTTATGCAAAAGAGATTAAACCAAATCTTAAAGATGGTGCTTATTTAGCATTTGGACATGGATTTAATATCCACTATGGAAGAATTATTCCTGAAAAAAATACAAATGTAATGATGATTGCACCAAAAGCTCCAGGTCACACTGTAAGATCAGAGTTTACTAAAGGTGGAGGAATTCCTGACTTAATCGCTGTATTCCAAGATCCAAAAGGTGACACAAAAGATATTGCTTTAGCATATGCAAGTGCTATTGGTGGAGGAAGAACAGGAATTATTGAAACTACTTTCAAAGATGAAACAGAGACTGACTTATTTGGTGAGCAAGCTGTACTTTGTGGTGGCGCAACTGCTTTAGTTAATGCTGGATTTGAAACATTAGTTGAAGCTGGTTATGAACCTGAAATGGCATACTTTGAGTGTTTACATGAGTTAAAACTAATTGTTGACTTAATGTATGAGGGTGGTATTGCAGATATGAGATACTCTATTTCAAATACTGCTGAATATGGTGATTATGTTTCTGGACCAAGAGTTATCAATGATGAATCAAAAGCTGCTATGAAACAAATCTTAAAAGAGATTCAAAATGGTGTATTTGCTAAAGATTTCATTTTAGAAGGACAAGCTGGATATCCAAGAATGAATGCTGAAAGAAAAAATGCAAAAGCTTCATTATTAGAGCAAACTGGTGAAAAACTAAGAGCTATGATGCCTTGGATTGCTTCTAATAAAATTGTTGATCAATCTAAAAACTAA
- a CDS encoding DUF2721 domain-containing protein translates to MEIEISTPALLFPAISLLLLAYTNRFLTTGQLIRAISSQARTDGIRDFSGQIANLKKRLELTKWMQFFGALSMLFCTISMFALFLGYYDLGKKIFGFSLIIMCISLAICIWEVYISSNALNLELKDLNDRCSQ, encoded by the coding sequence ATGGAAATAGAAATTTCAACACCAGCCCTACTCTTTCCTGCTATTTCACTACTTCTTTTAGCATATACAAATAGATTTTTAACAACAGGACAACTTATAAGGGCAATAAGTAGCCAAGCTAGAACTGACGGTATTAGAGATTTTAGCGGACAAATTGCAAACTTGAAAAAAAGATTGGAACTTACAAAATGGATGCAGTTTTTTGGCGCTTTGTCAATGCTTTTTTGTACCATATCAATGTTTGCACTGTTTTTAGGATATTACGATTTAGGTAAAAAAATCTTTGGTTTTAGTCTTATAATTATGTGTATCTCTTTAGCTATTTGCATTTGGGAAGTTTATATCTCATCAAATGCTTTAAATTTGGAGTTAAAAGATTTGAATGACAGATGTTCGCAATAA
- a CDS encoding DNA-processing protein DprA — protein sequence MSSIIDFHIKEFNLLEKYPKDVFYKGDLSLLNKRKVSIVGSRRPNAYCVKYTNLIANELSKRDIVVVSGAAMGVDAIAHKASSVNNTIAVVANGLNIRYPAINSKLIEDIEKKGLVLSTYSDDEMPRNYTFVQRNELVVALGEVLIVTQADINSGSLRSIEFALKMNKKVYTLPHRLDESLGTQKLVEEGLIEPIYDLNKFFDTFGEIKVTTSELAAFINSFPSYEEAVKKYKSKIFELELEGIIKIENGFVRPL from the coding sequence ATGTCTTCTATTATTGATTTTCATATAAAAGAGTTTAATTTATTAGAGAAATATCCAAAAGATGTTTTTTATAAAGGAGATCTCTCTTTACTTAACAAAAGAAAAGTCTCAATTGTTGGCTCAAGAAGACCTAATGCATATTGTGTAAAGTACACAAATCTTATTGCAAATGAGTTATCAAAAAGAGATATTGTAGTTGTAAGTGGCGCAGCAATGGGAGTTGATGCAATAGCCCACAAAGCTTCAAGTGTCAATAATACAATAGCTGTAGTTGCAAATGGGTTAAATATTAGATATCCAGCCATAAACAGTAAATTAATTGAAGATATCGAAAAAAAGGGACTTGTTTTAAGTACCTATAGTGATGATGAAATGCCAAGAAATTATACTTTTGTTCAAAGAAATGAACTTGTAGTTGCCCTTGGAGAAGTATTGATAGTAACCCAAGCAGATATAAATAGTGGTAGTTTAAGATCAATTGAATTTGCTCTTAAAATGAATAAAAAAGTATATACTCTTCCTCACAGATTAGATGAGAGTTTAGGCACACAAAAATTGGTTGAAGAGGGATTAATAGAACCAATTTATGACTTAAATAAATTTTTTGACACTTTTGGAGAAATTAAAGTAACCACCAGTGAACTTGCAGCTTTTATAAATAGTTTTCCAAGCTATGAAGAGGCAGTAAAAAAGTACAAAAGTAAAATCTTTGAATTGGAATTAGAAGGAATAATAAAAATTGAAAATGGTTTTGTAAGACCCCTTTAA
- a CDS encoding glycosyltransferase family 4 protein, with protein MKILHALAQRPGKTGSGVFLQQLFKAGFEKGYQQAVLAGVPLNEQEPGIDNLDMKNYYPVLFETSTLPFPVVGMSDVMPYKSTKYSELTKEMFNSYEKEFKKVITKAVEEFKPDVVICNHIWLLATFIKDLYPNLKVLALCHGTDLRQLERAFQFVDLVKEKIPRCDYFFALNSVQNEEIKRLYKLNDEQVITSGSGYNPKMFFPIKREKNKKIKITYVGKICNAKGVPHLINAFENVENCENMELNLIGNGTAKESDDIIKSVVISKANIRYLGLLPQKELEEILKYSDIFILPSFFEGLPLVVIEALASGAKVITTDLPGLDDFLGDELKELGAIRYIKMPRLKNLDTPFEEDIKEFENSIKRFIKEVSLEVISDKKYDIDKVIKLLEDKTWIGLFNRLEKLF; from the coding sequence ATGAAAATTTTACATGCATTGGCACAAAGACCAGGGAAAACTGGAAGCGGTGTCTTTTTACAACAATTATTTAAAGCAGGTTTTGAAAAAGGATACCAACAAGCGGTACTTGCAGGAGTTCCTTTAAATGAGCAAGAACCAGGCATTGATAATTTAGATATGAAAAACTACTATCCTGTTTTATTTGAAACTTCAACATTACCTTTTCCTGTTGTTGGTATGAGTGATGTAATGCCATATAAAAGTACTAAATATAGTGAATTAACAAAAGAGATGTTTAACTCTTATGAAAAAGAGTTTAAAAAAGTTATAACAAAGGCTGTTGAGGAGTTTAAACCTGATGTTGTAATTTGTAATCATATTTGGCTTTTAGCAACTTTTATCAAAGATTTATATCCAAATTTAAAAGTTTTAGCTCTTTGTCACGGAACAGATTTAAGACAACTTGAAAGAGCTTTTCAATTTGTAGATTTAGTAAAAGAAAAAATTCCTAGATGTGATTATTTTTTTGCTTTAAACTCTGTACAAAATGAGGAAATTAAAAGATTGTACAAGCTAAATGACGAACAAGTTATTACAAGTGGAAGCGGATATAATCCTAAAATGTTTTTCCCTATAAAAAGAGAAAAAAATAAAAAAATAAAAATCACATATGTAGGAAAAATTTGTAATGCGAAAGGGGTTCCTCATCTTATAAATGCATTTGAAAATGTAGAAAATTGCGAAAATATGGAATTGAATTTGATAGGGAATGGTACAGCAAAAGAGAGTGATGATATAATAAAAAGTGTAGTTATATCAAAAGCAAATATAAGATACTTGGGATTACTTCCTCAAAAAGAGCTAGAAGAGATATTAAAGTATAGTGATATTTTTATTTTACCTTCATTTTTTGAGGGTTTACCTCTAGTTGTTATAGAAGCATTAGCCTCAGGTGCAAAAGTAATAACTACAGATCTGCCAGGTCTTGATGATTTTTTAGGAGATGAGTTAAAAGAGCTTGGTGCTATAAGATATATTAAAATGCCAAGATTAAAAAACTTAGATACCCCTTTTGAAGAAGATATAAAAGAGTTTGAGAATAGTATAAAAAGATTTATTAAAGAGGTTAGTTTAGAAGTTATTAGTGATAAAAAATATGATATTGATAAAGTAATTAAACTTTTAGAAGATAAAACTTGGATAGGTCTTTTTAATAGATTAGAAAAACTATTTTAA
- a CDS encoding DMT family transporter, whose product MNNTATSTQSLTLSLFAVCGAGILWGTGALVVDILVTKHGFTPENISFWRFLIGDIVLITIFGRKIFWHKLKPLLLTVVLAGIAMAGYVLLWFLGIEQIGPAIPTLIALCLPPVIVTIITVLKGQEKVDLKLILVLFGAILGTILIILKDDDASTFLNNSNNLLLGVAYSLGSAFLYAGFSMTSGRISKALGAGPATTCLTIVATLVMSLFAFSQPFIWPNQLPPQTWFLYLGVVTAALALLAFSWGAVRLKPTTLTVGTLLEPLTAVVLSAFLLDQAFGISQWIGSALLLSSIWLLGNRTKIKMEPIS is encoded by the coding sequence ATGAATAATACAGCTACATCAACACAATCTTTAACATTATCACTTTTTGCAGTTTGTGGTGCAGGAATATTATGGGGAACAGGTGCTTTAGTAGTGGATATACTTGTTACAAAACATGGTTTTACTCCTGAAAATATCTCTTTTTGGAGATTTTTAATAGGTGATATTGTACTTATAACAATTTTTGGTCGTAAAATATTCTGGCATAAATTAAAACCCTTATTATTAACAGTTGTATTAGCTGGAATTGCTATGGCTGGTTATGTGCTACTTTGGTTTTTGGGTATAGAGCAAATTGGACCAGCTATACCTACTCTTATAGCTCTTTGCTTACCACCAGTTATCGTTACAATAATTACTGTACTAAAAGGGCAAGAAAAAGTAGATTTAAAGCTAATTTTAGTTCTTTTTGGAGCTATTCTTGGGACAATTTTAATCATTCTGAAAGATGATGATGCTTCTACTTTTTTAAACAATTCAAATAATTTACTCTTAGGTGTTGCATATTCCCTTGGTTCAGCCTTTCTTTATGCAGGTTTTTCAATGACAAGTGGTCGAATTTCCAAAGCTCTTGGTGCTGGTCCAGCAACAACTTGTTTAACGATTGTAGCCACATTGGTAATGAGTCTTTTTGCATTTTCTCAACCATTTATCTGGCCAAATCAATTGCCTCCACAAACTTGGTTTTTATATCTTGGTGTTGTAACGGCTGCACTTGCTTTACTTGCTTTTAGTTGGGGTGCAGTACGTTTAAAACCTACAACATTAACTGTTGGAACACTTCTTGAACCATTAACAGCAGTGGTACTTTCTGCTTTTTTATTAGATCAAGCTTTTGGTATCTCCCAATGGATTGGTAGTGCATTACTATTATCTAGTATTTGGTTACTTGGAAATAGAACAAAAATAAAGATGGAACCAATATCATAG
- the rpsF gene encoding 30S ribosomal protein S6 has translation MTRIKHYETMFILKPTLTEEETKAQIDLVKATIEKNGGEIVSCDDMGTKQLAYEIEKHKRGYYFVIYFKCQTDGIFEIERNYRINENIIRFIFIKYESKKEVVAWTKMSDEAAKKAN, from the coding sequence ATGACAAGAATCAAACATTATGAAACAATGTTTATCTTAAAGCCAACTCTTACAGAAGAAGAGACTAAGGCTCAAATCGATTTAGTAAAAGCTACAATCGAAAAAAATGGTGGTGAAATCGTATCTTGTGATGATATGGGAACTAAACAACTAGCTTATGAAATTGAAAAACACAAAAGAGGTTACTATTTCGTAATTTATTTCAAATGTCAAACTGATGGTATCTTTGAAATAGAAAGAAACTACAGAATTAATGAAAATATTATCAGATTTATTTTCATCAAATATGAAAGTAAAAAAGAAGTTGTTGCTTGGACAAAAATGAGTGATGAGGCAGCTAAAAAAGCTAACTAA
- the rpsR gene encoding 30S ribosomal protein S18: MAERRKYGKKFCKYTEMKVDFIDYKNVDLLKISMSERGKIMPRRLTGNSKNSQEMVEKAIKRARHMALVPYIVNTQNVTDAAYVK; encoded by the coding sequence ATGGCAGAAAGAAGAAAATACGGAAAAAAATTTTGTAAATATACTGAGATGAAAGTTGATTTCATTGATTATAAAAATGTAGATTTATTAAAAATCTCTATGAGTGAAAGAGGTAAAATCATGCCTAGAAGACTTACTGGTAACTCTAAAAACTCTCAAGAGATGGTAGAGAAAGCAATTAAAAGAGCTAGACACATGGCATTAGTTCCATATATTGTTAACACTCAAAACGTTACAGATGCGGCTTACGTAAAATAG